One Lepus europaeus isolate LE1 unplaced genomic scaffold, mLepTim1.pri SCAFFOLD_29, whole genome shotgun sequence DNA segment encodes these proteins:
- the LOC133754800 gene encoding cyclin-dependent kinase 20-like: protein MDQYCILGRIGEGAHGIVFKAKHVETGEIVALKKVALRRLEDGIPNQALREIKALQEIEDNQYVVQLKAVFPHGAGFVLAFEFMLSDLAEVVRHAQRPLAPAQVKSYLQMLLKGVAFCHANNIVHRDLKPANLLISASGQLKIADFGLARVFSPDGSRLYTHQVATRWYRAPELLYGARQYDQGVDLWAVGCIMGELLNGSPLFPGENDIEQLCCVLRILGTPSPQVWPEITELPDYNKISFKEQAPVALEEVLPDASPQALDLLGQFLLYPPRQRIPASQALLHQYFFTAPLPAHPSELPIPQRPGGPAPKAHPGPPHVHEFHVDQPLEESLLNPELIRPFIPEG, encoded by the exons ATGGACCAGTACTGCATCCTGGGCCGCATCGGCGAGGGCGCCCATGGCATCGTCTTCAAGGCCAAGCACGTGGAG ACTGGCGAGATCGTGGCCCTCAAGAAGGTGGCGCTGCGTCGGCTGGAGGATGGCATCCCCAACCAGGCGCTGCGGGAGATCAAGGCTCTGCAGGAAATCGAGGACAATCAGTAT GTGGTGCAGCTGAAGGCCGTGTTTCCGCATGGCGCAGGCTTCGTGCTGGCCTTTGAGTTCATGCTGTCAGATCTGGCCGAGGTGGTGCGCCATGCCCAGAGACCGCTGGCCCCCGCACAAGTCAAGAGCTATCTGCAGATGCTGCTCAAGGGCGTCGCCTTCTGCCATGCCAACAACATCGTGCATCGG GATCTAAAACCTGCTAACCTGCTCATCAGTGCCTCAGGCCAGCTCAAGATTgcggactttggcctggcccgggtCTTTTCTCCAGATGGCAGCCGCCTCTACACACACCAGGTGGCCACCAG GTGGTACCGAGCACCCGAGCTCCTGTATGGTGCCCGCCAGTATGACCAGGGTGTTGACCTGTG G GCTGTAGGCTGCATCATGGGGGAGCTGTTGAATGGGTCCCCCCTCTTCCCGGGTGAGAACGACATTGAACAGCTTTGCTGCGTGCTTCGCATCTTGGGCACCCCCAGCCCTCAAGTCTGGCCG GAGATCACGGAGCTGCCCGACTACAACAAGATCTCCTTCAAGGAGCAGGCACCTGTGGCCCTGGAGGAGGTGCTGCCGGATGCGTCTCCTCAGGCCTTGGACCTGCTGGGTCAGTTCCTGCTGTACCCGCCTCGCCAGCGCATCCCGGCCTCCCAG GCCCTCCTGCATCAATACTTCTTcacagctcccctgcctgcccacccATCTGAGCTGCCCATTCCCCAGCGCCCAGGAGGACCTGCCCCAAAGGCCCACCCAGGGCCTCCTCATGTCCACGAGTTCCACGTGGACCAGCCTCTCGAGGAGTCACTGCTGAACCCAGAGCTGATCCGGCCCTTCATTCCAGAAGGGTAA